A window of Tautonia plasticadhaerens contains these coding sequences:
- a CDS encoding DUF6444 domain-containing protein — protein sequence MSDSPPIPEPLWRSVPPEAQAAVRARLGSLERRVAESERRLDTNSASSSRPSSADPPSAKRRPPALASGR from the coding sequence ATGAGTGATTCGCCTCCGATCCCGGAACCCCTGTGGCGATCCGTGCCACCCGAGGCCCAGGCCGCCGTCCGGGCCCGGTTGGGGTCGTTGGAGCGGCGGGTCGCCGAGTCGGAGCGGCGGCTCGACACCAACTCCGCCAGCTCCTCCAGGCCGTCGTCCGCCGATCCCCCCTCGGCCAAGCGTCGGCCCCCGGCCCTCGCCTCGGGCAGGTAG
- a CDS encoding IS5 family transposase — MLTTGARWEAIPPEPGCSGRTARRRLRAWEGVGIRDRLHADLLGTLKRAGKPDVGIVIVDGVTVKASGGGEATGPSPVDRRKSCTKHTLLVNRHGVPLATRTAGAFASDHTQIIPVVLDFPRVKGTPCRPKGLPDDLYADRGYDSEGTRGFPRWLGIEPHIATRETPHGSRLGVIRWVVERTTAWLKGLRRLRVRYDRLGVIIDAWTTPAASVLCFRILHHDAM, encoded by the coding sequence GTGCTGACGACCGGGGCCCGCTGGGAGGCCATCCCGCCGGAGCCCGGCTGCTCCGGACGCACGGCCCGCCGCCGGCTGCGGGCCTGGGAGGGGGTCGGCATCCGGGACCGCCTCCACGCCGACCTGCTGGGCACGCTCAAACGGGCCGGCAAGCCCGATGTCGGCATCGTGATCGTCGACGGCGTGACGGTCAAGGCCTCCGGCGGGGGCGAGGCGACCGGCCCCAGCCCCGTCGACCGCAGGAAATCCTGCACGAAGCACACCCTCCTGGTGAATCGCCACGGCGTGCCGCTGGCGACCCGCACCGCCGGGGCGTTTGCCAGCGACCACACGCAGATCATCCCGGTGGTGCTCGACTTCCCGAGGGTCAAGGGGACGCCGTGCCGCCCGAAGGGGTTGCCGGACGACCTGTACGCCGACCGGGGCTATGACAGCGAGGGGACCAGGGGGTTCCCGCGGTGGCTGGGCATCGAGCCGCACATCGCCACGCGGGAGACGCCGCACGGCAGTCGGCTCGGGGTGATCCGCTGGGTGGTGGAGCGGACGACCGCCTGGCTGAAGGGGCTGCGCCGGCTGCGGGTGCGATACGACCGGCTGGGGGTGATCATCGATGCCTGGACGACGCCGGCGGCGAGCGTCCTCTGCTTCCGCATCCTGCACCATGACGCCATGTGA
- a CDS encoding sensor histidine kinase: MLTRSLLFRIAGPTLFVGLLFLGSCLVAGVSLYHRQAAALRDLRDHITDDRSVADDLPADLAESEVTLRRAAAWATGGLAGVAAAGMLAALLAGFSTARGLGRAVLRAEELAEVGQIAAGLAHELRNPLTSIKMLVQIDREKAEAHGLPSDDLHAIEQEIQRMEGRLNAFMDFARPPRPERRRLDLAVVVDQTLALVRGRAAKQRVALRFDRPGTPILVEADGEQIRQLLVNLALNALDVMPRGGILEITLLEPAGGEAELRVLDTGPGIPARHLGRLYEPFFTSKETGLGLGLVVSQRIARDHGGSLRAENRTEGGACFALRLPARHDL, encoded by the coding sequence ATGTTGACGCGCAGCCTCCTGTTCCGGATCGCGGGTCCGACGTTGTTCGTGGGCCTGCTGTTCCTCGGATCGTGTCTCGTCGCGGGCGTCTCCCTGTACCACCGGCAGGCCGCCGCGCTGCGGGATCTCCGAGACCACATCACGGACGACAGGTCCGTTGCCGATGACCTGCCGGCGGATCTGGCCGAGTCGGAGGTGACGCTGCGGCGGGCGGCGGCCTGGGCGACCGGGGGCCTGGCCGGGGTCGCGGCGGCCGGGATGCTGGCCGCGCTGCTGGCCGGCTTCTCGACGGCCCGCGGCCTGGGCCGCGCCGTGCTACGGGCCGAGGAGCTGGCCGAAGTCGGCCAGATCGCCGCCGGGCTGGCCCACGAGCTGCGCAACCCCTTGACCTCCATCAAGATGCTCGTGCAGATCGACCGCGAGAAGGCCGAGGCCCATGGCCTGCCGTCGGACGACCTCCATGCCATCGAGCAGGAGATCCAGCGGATGGAGGGCCGGCTCAACGCCTTCATGGACTTCGCCCGGCCCCCCCGGCCCGAGCGCCGGAGGCTCGACCTGGCGGTGGTCGTCGACCAGACCCTCGCCCTGGTCCGGGGGAGGGCGGCCAAGCAGCGGGTGGCTCTGCGATTCGACCGCCCCGGCACGCCGATCCTGGTGGAGGCCGACGGCGAGCAGATCCGGCAGTTGCTGGTCAACCTGGCCCTCAACGCCCTGGATGTCATGCCCCGCGGCGGCATCCTCGAGATCACGTTGCTCGAGCCGGCCGGAGGCGAGGCCGAGCTGCGCGTGCTGGACACCGGGCCGGGCATCCCGGCGCGGCACCTCGGGCGGCTCTACGAGCCCTTCTTCACCAGCAAGGAGACGGGCCTGGGCCTGGGCCTGGTCGTCTCGCAGCGGATCGCCAGGGACCACGGCGGCAGCCTCCGGGCGGAGAACCGGACAGAGGGCGGGGCCTGTTTCGCCCTCCGGCTGCCGGCCAGACACGACCTATGA
- a CDS encoding sigma-54-dependent transcriptional regulator, translating to MTDVLVIDDEPFIRHAFRKAFEDTELDVRTAGDAAEGMAFLARERPYAVVLDINLPDRSGLDVFGDIRRLDARIPVIFITGHGTTETAIEAMKLGAFDYLLKPLDVPQVRELVTRACEVGRLARVPALTPDEPPAPGPADVLVGRSPAMQEVYKAIGRVAPQDVTALILGESGTGKELVARAIYQHGRRAAGPFLAVNCAAIPETLLESELFGHEKGAFTGADRTRIGVFEQCHGGTLFLDEIGDMTPLTQAKILRVLQDGRFERVGGNETIRADVRIIAATNRDLPEMVAAGEFRGDLYYRLGVFTITLPPLRERLEDLPGLVDHFLSRFSPELGKEAYRASPEAMELLRGHPWPGNLRELQGVLKQALLRAQGPVLLPEFLPGSIRGGAAPGGGDPPPESVDWEGFLEERLRAGTQDLYAEALGLIERSLVTRVLRRTGGNQAQAAKILGITRGSLRTKIRTLGVRIERAVWSPDDPSGR from the coding sequence ATGACCGACGTCCTGGTGATCGACGACGAGCCGTTCATCCGCCACGCCTTCCGCAAGGCCTTCGAGGACACCGAGCTGGACGTGCGGACGGCCGGCGATGCGGCCGAGGGGATGGCGTTCCTCGCCCGAGAACGCCCTTACGCGGTGGTCCTGGACATCAACCTGCCCGACCGCTCGGGCCTGGACGTCTTCGGCGACATCCGCCGGCTCGACGCCCGGATCCCGGTGATCTTCATCACCGGCCACGGGACCACCGAGACGGCGATCGAGGCCATGAAGTTGGGCGCCTTCGACTACCTGCTCAAGCCCCTGGACGTGCCCCAGGTCCGGGAGCTGGTCACTCGGGCTTGCGAGGTCGGCCGCCTGGCTCGCGTCCCGGCCCTGACGCCCGACGAGCCGCCGGCGCCCGGGCCCGCCGACGTGCTCGTCGGCCGCAGCCCGGCCATGCAGGAGGTCTACAAGGCCATCGGACGGGTGGCGCCTCAGGACGTCACGGCGCTGATCCTGGGCGAGAGCGGCACGGGCAAGGAGCTGGTGGCGCGGGCCATCTATCAGCACGGCCGACGAGCCGCCGGCCCGTTCCTGGCCGTCAACTGCGCCGCCATCCCCGAGACGCTGCTGGAGAGCGAGTTGTTCGGCCACGAGAAGGGGGCGTTCACCGGTGCCGACCGCACGCGGATCGGTGTCTTCGAGCAGTGCCACGGCGGGACGCTGTTCCTGGACGAGATCGGCGACATGACGCCGCTGACCCAGGCGAAGATCCTGCGGGTCCTGCAGGACGGCCGCTTCGAGCGGGTCGGCGGCAACGAGACGATCCGGGCGGACGTGCGGATCATCGCCGCCACGAACCGGGACCTGCCGGAGATGGTCGCCGCCGGGGAGTTCCGCGGCGACCTGTACTACCGCCTGGGGGTCTTCACGATCACCCTACCTCCCCTGAGGGAGCGGCTGGAAGACCTGCCGGGCCTGGTCGATCACTTCCTGTCGCGGTTCAGCCCCGAGCTGGGGAAGGAGGCCTATCGGGCGTCGCCCGAGGCAATGGAACTACTGCGAGGCCACCCCTGGCCGGGCAACCTCCGAGAGCTGCAGGGGGTGCTGAAGCAGGCGCTGCTGCGGGCCCAGGGGCCGGTGCTGCTGCCCGAGTTCCTGCCGGGGTCGATCCGAGGCGGCGCGGCCCCCGGCGGGGGCGACCCGCCGCCGGAGTCCGTCGACTGGGAGGGGTTCTTGGAGGAACGGCTCCGCGCCGGCACGCAGGACCTCTACGCCGAGGCGCTGGGGCTGATCGAGCGGTCGCTGGTGACGCGGGTGCTGCGTCGGACCGGGGGCAACCAGGCGCAGGCGGCGAAGATCCTGGGGATCACGCGGGGCAGCCTGCGGACCAAGATCCGCACCCTCGGCGTCCGGATCGAGCGGGCGGTGTGGTCGCCCGACGACCCGTCGGGCCGCTAG